One genomic segment of Arthrobacter sp. Marseille-P9274 includes these proteins:
- a CDS encoding DMT family transporter gives MPMNPKMPLAVGLPLALFAGLSMPVQGRINGALGARLDDGLAAAVVSFSTGLVLMVLICAFAPGARSGMRRVLPAVRARKFPWWYLLAGASGALLVLSQGVTVALIGIALFTVAAVTGQSVSGLLVDRLGLGPAGKRSITPLRVLSALLTVAAVAWAVSPKFSAGTDPASWLALVLLPLAAGFLQSFQQAFNGTQSAHYGSPFPATMVNFIVGTVLLYIAWLVKVAVAGPGNPLPAEWWYYLGGPIGCLFINFATVLVRSLGVLLTGLGMIAGQVLGSLLLDMLVPAPGTIITTATVLGTVLTLVAVVLATLPWPRASFAVLRRRTAGRGRL, from the coding sequence GTGCCGATGAACCCTAAAATGCCCCTCGCCGTCGGCCTGCCCCTGGCCCTGTTTGCGGGGTTGTCGATGCCGGTTCAGGGCCGGATCAACGGTGCGCTCGGGGCGAGGCTCGACGACGGACTGGCGGCCGCCGTCGTCAGTTTCAGCACCGGACTGGTGCTGATGGTCCTGATCTGCGCGTTCGCGCCCGGCGCCCGCTCCGGGATGCGCCGCGTGCTGCCGGCGGTCCGGGCGCGGAAGTTCCCGTGGTGGTACCTGCTGGCCGGCGCCAGCGGAGCCCTCCTGGTGCTGAGCCAGGGCGTCACCGTCGCGCTGATCGGCATTGCGCTCTTCACCGTCGCCGCGGTCACGGGACAGTCAGTCAGCGGCCTGCTCGTGGACCGGCTGGGCCTCGGGCCCGCGGGGAAGAGGAGCATCACGCCCCTCCGCGTACTGAGCGCACTGCTCACCGTGGCCGCCGTCGCCTGGGCGGTCTCGCCGAAGTTTTCCGCCGGCACCGACCCGGCCAGCTGGCTCGCGCTGGTGCTGCTGCCGCTGGCGGCGGGGTTCCTGCAAAGCTTCCAGCAGGCCTTCAATGGCACCCAGTCCGCGCACTACGGTTCGCCCTTTCCGGCCACGATGGTCAACTTCATCGTTGGGACCGTGCTGCTGTACATAGCGTGGCTGGTCAAGGTGGCCGTGGCCGGCCCGGGCAACCCGCTCCCGGCCGAGTGGTGGTACTACCTCGGCGGTCCCATCGGCTGCCTCTTCATCAACTTCGCGACCGTGCTGGTCCGGTCCCTCGGCGTCCTGCTCACGGGACTCGGGATGATCGCCGGGCAGGTGCTGGGCTCGCTGCTGCTCGACATGCTCGTCCCCGCACCCGGCACCATTATTACGACGGCGACCGTCCTGGGCACGGTGCTGACCCTGGTTGCGGTGGTGCTCGCCACCCTGCCCTGGCCCCGCGCCTCGTTCGCCGTCCTCCGCCGCCGGACCGCCGGACGGGGCAGGCTGTGA
- a CDS encoding YibE/F family protein, producing the protein MGHGHTHTHDADATPDPATLAARRKANLLLAAILLPVTVLTLIGVIALWPSGDRSGVTVVDPYATAPGVSFETGTVQRVETETCPSSQSAIDAGGEGQQCMVAYTEPKSGGALQPVEITPEIAQSRGVEAGDSIRYLDLSRIMPDQPNTLIFVDFVRSVPMVLLAVLYAVVVVAVARWRGFRAILGLAGAFVVLAQFVLPGLVEGKPPLLLGLIGSVVIMVGVLYFAHGFSARTSTALLGTMFGLGVTALMAGWATDAAYLTGVGDEDTYQLVNMADTISLSGVIMCGLIISGLGVLNDVTITQSSAVWEMYELAPQASARRLFTGAMRVGRDHIASTVYTIAFAYAGAALPVLILVSLYERPLFDTLSSGELAEEIVRTLVGSIGLVLAIPMTTLIAVLVVKATGLRRPQEVTVGVAGGEALNASSTIAARPAAEYPDGNDGAVTVPVPGGGPVTAGRPAERPLTRRARRRAESD; encoded by the coding sequence GTGGGACACGGGCACACCCACACGCACGACGCGGACGCCACACCCGACCCGGCGACGCTCGCTGCCAGGCGCAAGGCCAACCTGCTGCTCGCGGCCATCCTGCTGCCGGTCACCGTCCTGACCCTGATCGGCGTGATCGCGCTGTGGCCGTCCGGGGACCGCTCCGGCGTGACCGTGGTGGACCCGTACGCCACGGCCCCCGGCGTCTCCTTCGAGACCGGCACGGTGCAGCGCGTGGAAACCGAGACCTGCCCGTCCTCGCAGTCCGCGATCGACGCCGGCGGCGAAGGCCAGCAGTGCATGGTGGCCTACACCGAGCCGAAGTCGGGAGGCGCGCTCCAGCCGGTCGAGATCACCCCGGAGATCGCGCAGTCCCGCGGGGTGGAGGCCGGGGACTCCATCCGCTACCTGGACCTCAGCCGGATTATGCCGGACCAGCCGAACACGCTGATCTTCGTCGACTTCGTCCGCAGCGTGCCGATGGTGCTGCTCGCGGTGCTGTACGCCGTCGTCGTTGTGGCGGTGGCCCGCTGGCGCGGCTTCCGGGCGATCCTGGGCCTGGCCGGCGCCTTCGTGGTGCTGGCGCAGTTCGTCCTGCCCGGTTTGGTCGAGGGTAAACCGCCGCTGCTGCTGGGGCTGATCGGCTCGGTGGTGATCATGGTCGGGGTACTGTACTTCGCGCACGGCTTCTCGGCGCGGACCTCCACGGCCCTGCTGGGCACCATGTTCGGCCTTGGCGTGACGGCGCTGATGGCCGGCTGGGCCACGGACGCCGCCTACCTGACGGGCGTGGGGGACGAGGACACCTACCAACTGGTCAACATGGCGGACACGATTTCGCTCTCCGGCGTCATCATGTGCGGGCTGATCATCTCGGGCCTCGGCGTGCTCAACGATGTGACCATCACACAGTCCTCGGCCGTCTGGGAGATGTACGAGCTGGCGCCGCAGGCCTCCGCGCGCCGGCTGTTCACCGGAGCCATGCGCGTGGGCCGCGACCACATCGCCTCCACCGTCTACACCATCGCGTTCGCGTATGCCGGCGCCGCGCTCCCGGTGCTCATCCTGGTCTCGCTCTATGAGCGGCCGCTGTTCGACACGCTCTCCAGCGGGGAACTGGCCGAAGAGATCGTGCGGACCCTGGTCGGTTCCATCGGCCTGGTCCTGGCCATCCCGATGACCACGCTCATCGCGGTCCTGGTGGTCAAGGCCACCGGCCTCCGGCGCCCCCAGGAGGTCACGGTAGGCGTGGCCGGCGGCGAAGCGCTGAACGCCTCTTCCACCATCGCGGCGCGCCCTGCAGCAGAGTATCCGGACGGGAACGACGGCGCCGTCACGGTTCCCGTCCCCGGCGGCGGTCCGGTGACGGCGGGCAGGCCTGCGGAGCGGCCGCTGACCCGCCGGGCCCGGCGGCGTGCCGAGTCGGATTAG
- a CDS encoding GNAT family N-acetyltransferase gives MADLNYRQWRDGDDLALLEIWGDPETTQAEHFRAVLRPSSDAPWSRCIVAEDQGVPVAAGVVYETSLHPERLWAYVEVAKDHRRAGVATTLLGMLRGEAEHLPSGVTRLRAKVVPDSSGAGFAAAAGLSPIQTSRVVTVQPGALPLPDLAAEGGPRLEEAATGSVELTTAVTDFYNSVHVWDRADMTLGRAQQILLNDAAGASGAVVLRSASKDQGGTISAFAVSYTQERTDAPADVLLGYDTALAPAEAERAVRSLLAMLVHQYPVQVEVDDSMTAVVAVLEPLLAAGTAVRTGPATVIVSD, from the coding sequence ATGGCTGACCTGAACTACCGGCAGTGGCGCGACGGCGACGACCTGGCCCTGCTGGAAATCTGGGGCGACCCGGAAACCACCCAGGCGGAGCACTTTCGCGCGGTCCTGCGCCCCTCGTCCGACGCGCCCTGGTCCCGCTGCATCGTGGCCGAGGACCAGGGTGTTCCGGTCGCCGCGGGCGTGGTCTACGAGACGAGCCTGCACCCCGAGCGGCTCTGGGCCTACGTCGAAGTGGCCAAGGACCACCGCCGAGCCGGGGTGGCAACCACGCTCCTGGGCATGCTGCGCGGGGAAGCCGAACACTTGCCGTCGGGCGTGACCAGGCTGCGCGCAAAGGTGGTGCCGGATAGCAGCGGCGCCGGATTCGCCGCGGCCGCCGGGCTAAGCCCGATCCAGACCTCGCGGGTGGTCACGGTGCAGCCCGGCGCCCTGCCGCTGCCGGACCTGGCCGCGGAGGGCGGACCGCGCCTGGAAGAAGCTGCCACCGGTTCGGTGGAACTGACGACGGCGGTCACGGACTTCTACAATTCCGTGCACGTGTGGGACCGGGCGGACATGACCTTGGGCCGTGCCCAGCAGATCCTGCTCAACGACGCCGCGGGCGCTTCCGGAGCGGTGGTGCTGCGCAGTGCGTCCAAGGACCAGGGCGGCACCATCAGCGCGTTCGCCGTCAGCTACACCCAGGAGCGAACCGACGCCCCGGCCGACGTGCTGCTGGGCTATGACACCGCACTGGCGCCGGCGGAGGCCGAGCGGGCCGTGCGCAGCCTGCTCGCGATGCTGGTCCACCAGTACCCGGTCCAGGTCGAGGTCGATGACTCGATGACCGCCGTCGTCGCCGTGCTCGAGCCGCTGCTGGCGGCGGGCACGGCGGTCAGGACTGGCCCGGCCACCGTCATCGTCAGCGACTGA
- the dusB gene encoding tRNA dihydrouridine synthase DusB: MTVTAVPASATRLELPPLKLGPLTIDTPVVLAPMAGITNKAFRRLCREYGGGLYVAEMVTSRALVERNRESMRIISHDEDEKVRSVQLYGVDPKTVGAAVRMLVEEDRADHIDLNFGCPVPKVTRRGGGSALPWKTELFTAIVQAATREAGRGNIPLTIKMRKGIDEDHLTYIDAGKIARDAGVAAVALHGRTTSQFYSGEADWDSIARLREALPDIPVLGNGDIWGAEDAVRMVRQTGVDGIVVGRGCQGRPWLFGDLQAAFEGTDRRFRPGLKEVADSFHRHAELLVDYFEDEGKALRDIRKHVAWYFKGYQVGGELRAALAAVPTLEVLRGLLDQLDPAAPYPGADAEGPRGRAGTPKRPALPDGWLNSRELDENHRAMISAAELDVSGG, encoded by the coding sequence GTGACTGTTACCGCTGTACCCGCCTCCGCCACCCGGCTGGAGCTCCCTCCGCTGAAGCTCGGGCCGCTGACCATCGACACGCCGGTGGTCCTGGCTCCCATGGCCGGCATCACCAACAAGGCCTTCCGCCGGCTCTGCCGCGAGTACGGCGGCGGTCTCTACGTGGCCGAAATGGTCACCTCCCGCGCACTGGTGGAGCGCAACCGCGAATCGATGCGCATCATCTCGCATGACGAGGATGAGAAGGTCCGGTCCGTCCAGCTGTACGGCGTCGATCCGAAGACGGTCGGAGCCGCCGTGCGGATGCTGGTCGAGGAGGACCGGGCGGACCACATCGACCTCAACTTCGGCTGCCCGGTGCCCAAGGTCACCCGCCGGGGCGGCGGCTCGGCGCTGCCGTGGAAGACGGAACTGTTCACCGCGATCGTCCAGGCGGCCACCCGCGAGGCCGGCCGGGGCAACATTCCGCTGACCATCAAGATGCGCAAGGGCATCGACGAGGACCACCTGACGTACATCGACGCCGGCAAGATCGCGCGCGACGCCGGTGTTGCCGCCGTCGCACTGCACGGACGCACCACCAGCCAGTTCTACTCGGGCGAGGCGGACTGGGATTCGATTGCCCGGCTCCGGGAAGCCCTGCCGGACATTCCCGTCCTCGGCAACGGAGACATCTGGGGCGCTGAAGACGCCGTCCGGATGGTGCGCCAGACCGGCGTGGACGGCATCGTCGTCGGCCGCGGCTGCCAGGGGCGGCCCTGGCTCTTCGGCGATCTGCAGGCCGCGTTCGAGGGCACGGACCGGCGCTTCCGGCCCGGGCTGAAAGAGGTCGCGGACAGCTTCCACCGGCACGCCGAACTGCTGGTCGACTACTTTGAGGACGAGGGCAAGGCCCTGCGCGACATCCGCAAGCACGTGGCCTGGTACTTCAAGGGCTACCAGGTCGGCGGCGAACTGCGGGCGGCGCTGGCCGCCGTGCCCACGCTCGAGGTCCTCCGCGGCCTGCTGGACCAGCTGGATCCGGCCGCCCCGTATCCCGGCGCGGACGCCGAAGGACCGCGCGGGCGGGCCGGCACACCCAAACGGCCGGCCCTGCCGGACGGCTGGCTGAACAGCCGGGAGCTGGACGAGAACCACCGGGCCATGATCTCCGCGGCCGAACTGGACGTCTCCGGTGGCTAA
- a CDS encoding RNA-binding S4 domain-containing protein: MAADDIDGIEDVHIRDEMIRLGQLLKLANLAEDGLQAKEFIEDAQVQVNGETETRRGRQLHPGDTVSFGGRTVRVARG; the protein is encoded by the coding sequence ATGGCTGCTGACGATATTGACGGAATTGAAGATGTCCACATCCGCGACGAGATGATCCGCCTGGGCCAGCTGCTGAAGCTGGCCAACCTGGCCGAGGACGGCCTGCAGGCCAAGGAGTTCATCGAGGACGCCCAGGTCCAGGTGAACGGCGAGACCGAGACGCGCCGCGGCCGGCAGCTCCACCCCGGGGACACGGTGAGCTTCGGCGGGCGGACGGTGCGCGTCGCCCGCGGCTGA
- a CDS encoding glycine--tRNA ligase, which produces MAAAKSKLDPIISLAKRRGFVFQAGEIYGGSRSAWDYGPLGVELKENIKRQWWQSVVRGREDVVGLDSSVILPRQVWEASGHVEVFSDPLVECLSCHKRYRADHLEEEYEEKKGRPAENGLKDIACANCGTKGEWTEPQEFSGLLKTFLGPVASEEGLHYLRPETAQGIFVNFNNVLTTSRRKPPFGIGQIGKSFRNEITPGNFIFRTREFEQMEMEFFVEPGSDEEWHKYWIETRLKWYTDLGINPENLRLFEHPLDKLSHYSKGTTDIEYRFGFQGSEWGELEGIANRTDFDLSTHSKHSGTDLSYFNQATNERFTPYVIEPAAGLTRSFMAFLVDAYAEDEAPNAKGGVDKRTVLKLDPRLAPVKAAVLPLSRNEDLSPKAKELGAQLRRNWNIEFDDAGAIGRRYRRQDEIGTPFCITVDFDTLEDQAVTIRERDTMSQDRVSLDKVESYLAGRLVGA; this is translated from the coding sequence ATGGCAGCTGCCAAATCCAAGCTTGATCCGATCATCTCGCTGGCCAAGCGCCGCGGCTTTGTCTTCCAAGCTGGCGAGATCTACGGCGGATCCCGCTCGGCCTGGGACTATGGCCCCCTCGGCGTCGAGCTCAAGGAGAACATCAAGCGCCAGTGGTGGCAGTCCGTGGTCCGCGGCCGCGAGGACGTCGTCGGCCTCGATTCCTCCGTCATCCTGCCCCGCCAGGTCTGGGAGGCCTCCGGCCACGTCGAGGTCTTTTCCGACCCGCTGGTGGAGTGCCTGAGCTGCCACAAGCGCTACCGTGCAGACCACCTCGAGGAAGAGTACGAGGAGAAGAAGGGCCGGCCGGCCGAGAACGGCCTGAAGGACATCGCCTGCGCCAACTGCGGCACCAAGGGCGAATGGACCGAACCGCAGGAATTCTCCGGCCTGCTCAAGACCTTCCTGGGGCCGGTGGCCAGCGAAGAAGGCTTGCACTACCTGCGCCCGGAAACCGCCCAGGGCATTTTCGTGAACTTCAACAACGTGCTCACCACGTCGCGGCGGAAGCCCCCGTTCGGCATCGGCCAGATCGGCAAGAGCTTCCGCAACGAAATCACCCCCGGCAACTTCATCTTCCGCACCCGCGAGTTCGAGCAGATGGAGATGGAGTTCTTCGTCGAGCCCGGCTCCGATGAAGAGTGGCACAAGTACTGGATCGAAACCCGCCTGAAGTGGTACACCGACCTGGGCATCAATCCGGAGAACCTGCGCCTCTTCGAGCACCCGCTGGACAAGCTCAGCCACTACTCCAAGGGCACCACGGACATCGAATACCGTTTCGGCTTCCAGGGCTCGGAATGGGGCGAGCTGGAAGGCATCGCCAACCGCACGGACTTCGACCTGAGCACCCACTCCAAGCACTCCGGCACGGACCTGAGCTACTTCAACCAGGCGACCAACGAGCGCTTCACCCCGTACGTGATCGAGCCGGCGGCCGGCCTGACGCGCTCCTTCATGGCCTTCCTCGTCGACGCCTACGCCGAGGACGAGGCCCCGAACGCCAAGGGCGGCGTGGACAAGCGCACCGTGCTGAAGCTTGACCCCCGGCTGGCGCCGGTCAAGGCCGCGGTGCTGCCGCTGAGCCGCAACGAGGACCTCTCTCCCAAGGCGAAGGAACTCGGCGCCCAGCTGCGCCGGAACTGGAACATCGAGTTCGACGACGCCGGCGCGATCGGCCGCCGCTACCGCCGCCAGGACGAGATCGGCACGCCGTTCTGCATCACGGTGGACTTCGACACGCTCGAGGACCAGGCCGTGACCATCCGCGAGCGGGACACCATGTCGCAGGACCGGGTCAGCCTGGACAAGGTGGAAAGCTACCTGGCCGGCCGCCTCGTCGGGGCCTGA